The sequence below is a genomic window from Luteimonas sp. MC1825.
GCGGCGGGCGTGACCGCGGTGCTGATCCCCAAGGACAAGGCGGTGCAGGTCAACGCCACGGTGCGCAAGACCTCGGCGGGCGCCGCGGACAGCATCCCGGTGGTGCGCGTGACCAACCTCGCGCGCAGCCTGCGCGAGCTGCAGAAGCAGGGCGTGTGGATCTACGGGCTGGCGGGTGACGCCGCCGCGTCGCTGTACGCCATCGACCTGCGCGGCAATGTGGCCCTGGTGCTGGGTGGCGAAGGCGAAGGCCTGCGTCGCTTGACCCGCGACATGTGCGACCAGCTGGTGTCGCTGCCGATGCCCGGTGCCATCGCGGCCGGCGTTGAAAGCCTCAATGTGTCGGTGGCCGCCGGCGTGTGCCTGTTCGAGGCGGTCCGCCAGCGCGTCTAGGCGGGCAGGGTGTCGCCGCCGGCAGTCGGGGTGCCCTGCGCGCCGCCGGCACTGTCCGAGGCACCTGCCTCGGGCGCCGGCTGGGCATGCCGGCCCCAGGCGTTGGCGATGATGCAGAACAGTTCGCCGGTGCGTTCCGTGTCGTAGACGGCCGAGTGCGCCTCGTCGCTGTTCCAGTCCATGCCCGCCGCCTGCACCGCGCGCGCCAGCACGGTCTGGCCATAGGCGAGGCCCGCCATGGTGACGGTGTCGAACACGCTGAAGGGATGGAAGGGATTGCGCTTGTGCCCGCTGCGCGCGACCGCGGCATTGAGGAAATTCAGGTCGAAGTGCGCGTTGTGGCCCACCAGGATCGCGCGCTGGCAGCCGTGCTTGCGCATCGCCGCGCGCACCGGCGCGAACACGTGGTCCAGCGCCTCGTGCTCGCCTTTGGCGAAACGGAACGGATGGTCGAGGTCGATGCCGGTGATCTGCAGCGACTTCGGATCGATGTCGGTACCGGGTGCCGGCACCACGTGCGCGCTGGCGCCTTCGCCGAGCACGTAGCGGCCGGTCGCGTCCAGGTCGACCGGGCGCACCGCGATCTCCAGCAGCGCGTGGCGGTTCCAGTCGAAGCCGCCGGTCTCGACATCGACCACCACCGGCAGGAAGCCGCGGAAGCGCGCCGACATGGGGGCGAAGGACGGGGGCGTGGAAGGTTCGGGCAGGGTGCTCACCGGCGCTAGTCTAGCCGAGCGCGCCGGCCACCTTTCAACGCCGCACCGGTCACGATGCCCTGGCGGTGCCATTGCCGCAGCATCGCCACGCCCTGCGCGAGAAAGCCGGCATCGCAGGCCATGCCGGCCTCGCCGGCCAGCGCCGCCAGCTGTTCGCGACCACCCAGGGCGGGCGCCTCATCCAGACGTTGCAGCAGCCGCCAGGCCAGCGCGCTGGGCGCGTGGAACCGGACCCGGCCATCGGCCTCGCGATGCAGCAGCAGGAGCGTCGGCTGCAGCGGTGGCTCGCCCGGCTGGAAATCCGGGCCGATGCGCTGCA
It includes:
- the rlmB gene encoding 23S rRNA (guanosine(2251)-2'-O)-methyltransferase RlmB, whose product is MTSKQNQWIVGINAVASAIEHDADNVREVLLEAGGKNPRIGDIEDNARRRGIDVRRVAQQALDGVAGGLRHQGAVARYAAAKTFDEDALPGLVEAAEGRALLLVLDGVQDPHNLGACLRSAAAAGVTAVLIPKDKAVQVNATVRKTSAGAADSIPVVRVTNLARSLRELQKQGVWIYGLAGDAAASLYAIDLRGNVALVLGGEGEGLRRLTRDMCDQLVSLPMPGAIAAGVESLNVSVAAGVCLFEAVRQRV